GCAGCCGCTTTTCCAGCTCCAAATATCCACACCGTATTGTCAGGATGCAGGGGGAATGACTGGTTGCCCACTGTCAGTACATCCTGCTGTACCTGTACATATTGCTGCATCAGGCAGGCGGGTTGTACCGCAGCTACGGCAGCATTGAATATGGTAATGGCATCGTCGCTTCTTATCATCTCCCAAGATAAAAAAATAAGGATGCCGGTCAGCATCCTTATTTCATTCGTTTATAAATTTCCCTTATCAGCGGGCATTACGTTTCTGTTGTTTCTTATCCATTTTGGCTTCCATCTGCTCTTTCTTCTTCAGCTCCCAGTCGTTCCATTTTTTATACTGGTCAGGTGTGAGGACTGATTTAAAACGCTGGCTCCTTTCTTCATTCAATGCCTTTATCTGTTGCATTTTGTCTTTTTTGGAAAGGGCCGTATTGTGTTTGAGGGATTCCATCCGTTGCGTGATGTCAGTATTGATGGCATGAATGTCCTTATCCTGTTGCTTGGACAGGTTCAGCCGCCGGTCAAGTTTGTCACTCATTTTATCTGCCCGCTGTTCCGGTGTAAAACGTACTTTCTTCACAGTTGCAGTATCTTTTTGTTGCGCTATACTGCCACTACTGAAAGCGAGTAAGCTGCCTAACAAAAGCCCACTGATACGGATCATGTAACTTTTCATAAAAAACGGGTTGTTGTCCTGGTTAAATATAGGTAATTAACGCAATATTACTACCAGTCATCAAAAATCTGCATAAAGATGCAAATAGCACATTAATCATTTGTTACTTTTAGGGGTCGGCTGAAATTGTCTTACAGGTAAGACTATGCTGACTGTCAGATATCTATGAACCCAAAATCTAAATTGTCAAACACAAGCCAATGAGTATTTTTTTTCCGCCGCGTAAGCGGCTCGCCCGCCTTTGTCTCTTGCTGGGCGGCCTCTTTGCAGGTTCGTATGCATCAGCACAGGAGACTTTTCCTGTGAATGGCATTGCTGACCCCAGAGAAGGATGTTACGCTTTTGTCAAAGCGACTATCGTAAAGAGTGCCGGCAATGTGCTGACCAATGCCAGCCTCGTCATCCGTAATGGGCGCATCGTTAGTGTCGGTAATGGTCCTGTGCCGAAAGATGCAGTGGTGATTGATTGCGAGGGGAAATATATCTACCCTTCCTTCGTAGATATTTACAGTGATTATGGTTCCCAGTCAGTAAAAAAAGCTGCGGGTGGTTACAGGGGAGATCCACAGTTCCTCTCCAACACCAAGGGCCCTTATGGCTGGAATCAGGCGATCAAAAGTGAGGTGAACGCGGCAGATGCATTTCAGGTAGATGGCACTACTGCTGAGTCGCTGAGAAATGCAGGTTTTGGTACAGTCTTGTCTCATCAGCAGGACGGTATCGCACGTGGTACAGGGGCACTGGTGACCCTGGCAGATGATCGTGAAAATAAAGTGCTGATCAGAGAGAAAGCTGGTGCTTATTATTCATTTGATAAAGGCAGTTCCACCCAGAACTATCCCAGCTCGCTGATGGGAAGCATAGCCCTGTTACGCCAGACTTTCCTGGATGCCCAATGGTACCAGTCACGTCCTGCGAAAGAAGGTGCCAATCTCACCCTGCAGGCCTGGAATGATAACCGTACCCTGCCTCAGATATTCGAAGTACAGGATAAATGGGATGCGCTCCGCGCTGATAAGATAGGGGATGAATTTGGCGTACAGTATATTATAAAAGCCAGCGGTAACGAATATCAGCGTATCGCTGAAATGGCCGCTACAAAAGCTTCTTTTATCCTGCCGCTGAACTTCCCTCAGCCTATTGATGTGGAAGACCCGAATGACGCCCGTTTCGTTGCACTCAGTGATATGAAACACTGGGAACTTGCGCCTACGGAAGCAGCTGCCTTTGATAAAGCGAATATTCCTTTCTGTCTGACTGCTTCAGGTCTGAAGGACCTGAAACAGTTCCTGGCTGCTGTCAGAAAATCAATTGAGTACGGCCTCAGTGAACAAAAAGCATTGGATGCACTGACTCTCGCTCCAGCCCGCATCATAAAAGCAGACGACCTGGTTGGTTCCCTGGATGCTGGTAAGCTGGCCAACTTCCTGGTAACATCCGGTAATATCTTCAATGAAAACACTATCCTGTTCCAGAACTGGGTACAGGGTAAAAGATACAATATCAAGGATGATGGCTGGAAAGATATCCGGGGTACCTATACCCTGACTGTTACTCCAGGCAATACGAAATATACCCTCTTGCTGAAAGGCACCGCGGCTGCTCCTGCATTGTCTCTCGTTCAGCAGGATACCATAGCAGGTTCTGTTACAGTGAATGATAAACTCGTGAAGATCGCTTTCCCACTGAAGAAAGGCGGTGCACAGTTACGGCTGAGCGGTGTGGCTGGTATAGGAGAATGGTCTGGTACCGGAGTGGATACTGCTGGCAGATGGGTAAAATGGAATGCGGTATTTAACGCGGCTTATGCCAAGCAGGATACTGCAAAACCTAAAGCCGCTCCACAACTGGGA
The DNA window shown above is from Chitinophaga agri and carries:
- a CDS encoding amidohydrolase family protein, which produces MSIFFPPRKRLARLCLLLGGLFAGSYASAQETFPVNGIADPREGCYAFVKATIVKSAGNVLTNASLVIRNGRIVSVGNGPVPKDAVVIDCEGKYIYPSFVDIYSDYGSQSVKKAAGGYRGDPQFLSNTKGPYGWNQAIKSEVNAADAFQVDGTTAESLRNAGFGTVLSHQQDGIARGTGALVTLADDRENKVLIREKAGAYYSFDKGSSTQNYPSSLMGSIALLRQTFLDAQWYQSRPAKEGANLTLQAWNDNRTLPQIFEVQDKWDALRADKIGDEFGVQYIIKASGNEYQRIAEMAATKASFILPLNFPQPIDVEDPNDARFVALSDMKHWELAPTEAAAFDKANIPFCLTASGLKDLKQFLAAVRKSIEYGLSEQKALDALTLAPARIIKADDLVGSLDAGKLANFLVTSGNIFNENTILFQNWVQGKRYNIKDDGWKDIRGTYTLTVTPGNTKYTLLLKGTAAAPALSLVQQDTIAGSVTVNDKLVKIAFPLKKGGAQLRLSGVAGIGEWSGTGVDTAGRWVKWNAVFNAAYAKQDTAKPKAAPQLGNLYYPFNGYGWETVPKQHDILIKNATVWTGEKEGKLENTDVLIRNGKIAQIGKNLAAGNARVIDGTGKHLTAGIIDEHSHIAISKGVNEGTQSVTSEVRIADVVNPDDVNIYRQLSGGVTASHLLHGSANTIGGQSQLIKLRWGADAEELKFAGVDPFIKFALGENVKQSNWGERQRERFPQTRMGVEQVLTDAFTRARDYEKAGPSKRRDLELDALVEILNSKRFITCHSYVQSEINMLMHVADTFHFRINTFTHILEGYKVADKMKQHGAGAGTFADWWAYKMEVQDAIPYNATIMQRVGVNVAINSDDAEMARRLNQEAAKSIKYGDMTEEEAIKLVTINPAKLLHVADRTGSIKAGKDADLVLWNDNPLSIYAKAEKTLVDGIVYFDREKDLELRQRISAERNRLVIKMLNEKKKGTPTQKAAASREEMYHCEDLQAGHQQRLTDGNNEL